A window from Fusarium musae strain F31 chromosome 8, whole genome shotgun sequence encodes these proteins:
- a CDS encoding hypothetical protein (MEROPS:MER0011122): MVSKLALALFFGNALAGLAGRAIPPRCAIADPTPEQVQHAQNLKKIESVSKVAATSITVDTYFHVVSSSSSKYITKAKLQAQLKALNDAYGPHDVTFNLIDTTFTTNSNWAAGNGEVAMKRQLRQGDYKTLNLYFTDVAKLDGLDALGYCFFPEPNVSTGSSTFIRDGCVIVAETVPGGSMAPYNLGGTAVHEVGHWFNLFHTFQDGCNGGDLVSDTPAQASQTSGCPARRDSCPNQAGDDPIHNFMDYSDDVCYEEFTPGQKTRMHSAWTTYRK; this comes from the exons ATGGTTTCCAAgctcgctctcgctctcttcTTCGGCAACGCCCTCGCTGGTCTGGCCGGACGTGCTATCCCCCCTCGCTGTGCCATCGCAGACCCTACCCCCGAGCAAGTCCAGCACGCTCAGaacctcaagaagatcgagtcCGTCTCCAAAGTCGCCGCTACCTCCATCACCGTCGACACCTACTTCCACGTtgtgtcttcctcctcctcaaagtacatcaccaaggccaagctccAAGCCCAGCTCAAGGCCTTGAACGACGCTTATGGTCCTCATGATGTTACCTTCAACCTCATTGATACCACTTTCACCACCAACTCTAACTGGGCTGCTGGAAATGGCGAGGTTGCTATGAAGAGACAGCTTCGTCAGGGTGATTACAAGACTCTTAACTTGTACTTCACTGACGTTGCCAagcttgatggtcttgacgcTCTTGGATACTGCTTCTTCCCTGAGCCTAATGTCTCAACTGGATCTTCAACCTTCATCCGTGACGGTTGCGTCATTGTCGCTGAGACCGTCCCCGGAGGCTCAATGGCTCCTTATAACCTCGGTGGAACTGCCGTTCACGAGGTCGGCCATTGGTTCAACCTCTTCCATACTTTCCAGGATGGCTGCAATGGTGGAGATCTGGTTAGCGATACCCCTGCCCAGGCTAGCCAGACGAGTGGATGCCCTGCTCGACGGGATAGCTGCCCTAACCAGGCTGGTGATGACCCCATCCACAACTTTATGGATTACTCCGATGA TGTTTGTTACGAGGAGTTTACCCCTGGTCAAAAGACCCGCATGCACAGTGCTTGGACCACTTACCGCAAGTAG
- a CDS encoding hypothetical protein (antiSMASH:Cluster_8.2) — MATTSTLWYLKNLPLYRDVKPYVVNIPLSHIPSGQRTNQECYPQSNIKFNNIRLSKSTFNLDAHGFEVSTQIPLFLNYEEFNEADKVRDIYCRGTPSSLKLSRKAKR; from the exons ATGGCCACAACGAGCACACTATGGTATCTCAAAAACCTCCCTCTCTATAGGGACGTTAAGCCTTATGTCGTGAACATTCCTTTGTCTCATATCCCGAGTGGTCAACGGACAAATCAAGAGTGTTATCCGCAGTCAAATATCAAATTTAATAACATTCGTCTATCGAAGAGCACATTCAACCTGGATGCACATGGCTTCGAGGTCTCTACTCAGATCCCACTATTTCTCAACTATGAGGAGTTTAATGAGGCCGACAAGGTTAGAGATATCTATTGCCGGG GTACGCCGTCGTCACTCAAGCTTTCCCGCAAAGCCAAGAGGTAG
- a CDS encoding hypothetical protein (antiSMASH:Cluster_8.2) produces the protein MLHAPASEPALMTAIKALHPTSKPAQVEASTEPESISPGQTYTLNPDFTGSVGGGGPQGGFRFNNQADSAAPILYRTMGFERSPIYVGSSQLPRGASQEIQPGNKVTVWFQSNVSTGTMIDRFYSQPFDIDMSERTNATVVFSDDFRWSLQ, from the exons ATGTTACATGCTCCTGCATCTGAACCTGCACTAATGACTGCAATCAAGGCCTTGCACCCAACATCGAAACCCG CCCAAGTTGAGGCGTCGACTGAACCCGAGTCCATCAGTCCTGGTCAGACCTACACCTTGAACCCAGATTTTACAGGCAGtgtcggtggtggtggacCTCAAGGAGGTTTCCGCTTCAACAACCAGGCTGATAGCGCTGCCCCTATCCTCTACAGAACGATGGGTTTCGAGAGGTCTCCCATCTACGTTGGATCCTCACAACTCCCGAGAGGCGCCAGTCAGGAAATCCAGCCCGGTAACAAGGTGACCGTCTGGTTTCAGTCCAATGTGTCCACTGGAACCATGATCGATAGATTTTATTCACAGCCCTTTGATATTGACATGTCGGAAAGGACTAATGCCACAGTCGTCTTTAGTGACGATTTCAGGTGGTCGCTTCAGTAG
- a CDS encoding hypothetical protein (antiSMASH:Cluster_8.2), with product MLDKEVIVIVGAGCIGLCTAYNLSKTLSLQGAEYDIIVVDASDRPFPAASSACTGCFHYYFPGPLSKPLEPLGKYSFDLWAKEAEHIDFRLTTGYRSNSSYGILEGDGKGLDKLPNWVKPDASWNVDTKVLGDSTATVTYSDFKEPQWLMRMAGTAMPC from the exons ATGCTGGACAAAGAAGTGATCGTCATTGTCGGAGCGGGTTGTATTGGACTCTGCACCGCATACAATTTGTCCAAGACTCTCAGCTTGCAAGGCGCTGAATATGATATCATTGTCGTTGATGCCTCTGATAGACCATTCCCCGCTGCCTCATCAGCTTGCACAGGCTGTTTTCACTACTATTTCCCTGGCCCATTGAGCAAGCCGCTAGAGCCTCTCGGAAAATACTCGTTCGATCTTTGGGCGAAGGAAGCAGAGCACATCGATTTCAGACTCACAACAGGATACCGGTCAAATTCTTCCTATGGTATTCTTGAAGGTGACGGGAAGGGTCTTGATAAGCTTCCAAACTGGGTCAAGCCAGACGCCTCTTGGAACGTCGATACAAAAGTCTTGGGCGACAGCACAGCAACAGT GACTTACTCTGACTTCAAGGAACCCCAATGGCTTATGCGAATGGCTGGTACAGCAATGCCTTGCTAG
- a CDS encoding hypothetical protein (antiSMASH:Cluster_8.2), with translation MSQSNEPGLLVHHRVARWSTLSLIETRTSQPDTDDLWARALQEALVKLPPKDAEWLSNEENRKAFTSTQIVEAIRPYHKKYSKRLTQRFLAWIDPIVSHIRSFAGAISTLTNADPTGAGVVWGCIQLVLIVSRVIIQRTLNVAGKSQQDLHHIVTVLSDLSPQLALFTTWHRLFPEKPFAEVSNAIKDTYVEVIAFSTSVLTRDEGNLLRTIFAPTLEQKLQAHQALLRRYTSRVRAEVDTAHMQSVKSQLETIYSLIDGSPTPRYTELPPIRIIPHLRNDGFFGRQKILDQMGGKLLPSSTQHVSRKQNRFALSGLGGSGKTQIALEFTYRHLDKYRVVIWLLADNIDKINQSFEETAELLGLRKGTQSASQIRAFVMQRLSTSNEPYLLCFDNADDISLISDWLPRDNKGTILVTSRDSVGTREVIGEGETVLEFSIAEGSDFLASILQVGTTEKPMLEQISTAFHGYPLALAQAAAFIRSGGCPLGRFLDIFQNEHHHNAIASLPVKDYHATLFTVWNLSFQSLSPQSQQILEILVYFDPDSVPVELFERGCVPKKVEEGVSIDLSYLANPVELWAAFKGLRSQSLIKTNTELQTISIHRFLQDQTFKRLCSDPSRRRKAFEESLFLLSNHQPEFPNITQHWSPDLFKDSEACLSHISMLAQRFWEFPEAFAGLENKLGRLIFEGACYKFERFHHSIASDTFALARKVISKASTPDELFLSDCYRMEGRMFNESGQATSGAESNRQARHYALLAIQKGYIGHDDQRMPRILTGLGNSLSQLNMFDEALDYQLEAKRLCGDVPPDQSDAITIIQLNLGFLLYRRGDLETAEKILRATLDANPRTPPAMYALGNTLLARGLVEEAIAAHLNGLEIYIEMFGDEHALVGRCVYKVGEILLLHKKDAKTARIYLHKATKIYLKQESPYYTVKANARATRMLAKAFDMEGRGEEAKRYYEQAWNLRENIDGTHGSVADTDEDYSAAMFYWDK, from the exons ATGTCGCAGTCGAATGAGCCTGGTCTGCTGGTTCATCATCGTGTCGCGCGCTGGTCCACGCTCAGTCTGATTGAAACGCGTACATCCCAGCCTGACACGGACGACTTATGGGCAAGAGCGTTGCAAGAGGCCTTGGTCAAGCTCCCACCAAAGGATGCAGAATGGCTATCGAATGAAGAGAACCGGAAAGCTTTTACGAGCACGCAGATCGTCGAGGCCATTCGGCCATACCATAAGAAGTACTCGAAACGGCTGACCCAACGATTTCTGGCGTGGATTGACCCCATTGTCTCCCATATCAGATCTTTCGCTGGTGCCATCAGCACACTAACCAACGCAGATCCAACaggtgctggtgttgtttGGGGCTGCATACAGCTTGTTCTTATTGTCAGTCGAGTCATTATCCAGCGAACTCTCAAT GTTGCAGGAAAGTCGCAGCAGGACCTACATCACATCGTCACTGTTTTGTCAGACCTCAGTCCTCAGCTGGCACTATTTACGACCTGGCATCGCCTTTTCCCAGAAAAGCCCTTTGCTGAAGTCAGCAATGCCATTAAAGACACTTATGTTGAGGTCATTGCATTCTCTACTTCTGTT CTGACGCGTGACGAAGGCAATCTCTTACGGACGATATTTGCTCCTACTCTGGAGCAAAAGTtgcaagctcatcaagcatTGCTGCGACGATACACATCACGAGTGCGAGCTGAGGTGGATACTGCTCACATGCAATCGGTCAAGAGTCAGCTCGAGACGATCTACTCCCTAATTGACGGCTCGCCAACTCCGAGATATACAGAACTTCCTCCAATTCGGATCATTCCACATCTACGCAATGACGGATTCTTTGGCAGACAGAAAATCCTTGATCAGATGGGCGGAAAGTTACTGCCATCCAGCACACAACATGTATCTCGGAAGCAGAATCGCTTCGCCCTTTCAGGACTAGGTGGATCCGGAAAGACCCAAATAGCCTTGGAGTTCACATATCGCCACCTCGATAAGTACAGAGTAGTCATTTGGTTATTGGCTGATAACATCGATAAGATCAATCAAAGCTTTGAAGAAACAGCTGAGCTCCTCGGGCTGCGAAAGGGCACACAAAGCGCTAGTCAAATCAGAGCCTTCGTCATGCAGCGCTTATCGACATCGA ATGAGCCGTACTTGTTATGCTTTGACAATGCTGACGATATCTCGTTGATCAGCGACTGGCTCCCCAGAGACAACAAGGGCACAATATTGGTGACCAGCAGAGACTCTGTCGGAACTCGCGAAGTTATAGGTGAGGGAGAGACAGTTCTCGAGTTTAGCATCGCCGAAGGTAGTGATTTCTTAGCCTCCATACTCCAAGTCGGCACTACCGAGAAACCAATGCTGGAACAAATTAGTACTGCATTTCACGGATATCCACTTGCCCTTGCTCAAGCAGCAGCGTTTATACGCAGTGGAGGCTGCCCATTGGGAAGATTCCTTGATATCTTCCAAAACGAACACCATCACAATGCCATAGCATCTTTGCCCGTCAAAGATTACCATGCAACACTTTTCACAGTATGGAACCTCTCCTTCCAGTCACTAAGCCCGCAGTCCCAGCAGATCCTGGAAATATTGGTATACTTTGACCCTGACAGTGTCCCGGTTGAGCTTTTTGAAAGAGGCTGCGTCCCGAAGAAGGTGGAAGAAGGTGTGAGTATCGATTTGAGCTACCTCGCCAACCCCGTGGAGCTCTGGGCTGCCTTCAAAGGATTGCGATCTCAGTCTCTGATCAAGACTAACACTGAACTGCAAACGATTTCTATTCATAGATTTCTGCAGGATCAGACATTCAAACGACTTTGTAGCGACCCATCTCGGCGGCGCAAAGCCTTTGAGGAGTCTCTGTTTTTACTGTCAAATCATCAACCCGAGTTTCCCAACATCACTCAGCATTGGTCTCCTGACCTGTTCAAAGACTCCGAAGCATGCTTATCACACATCAGCATGTTGGCTCAACGCTTTTGGGAGTTCCCAGAGGCCTTTGCCGGATTGGAAAACAAGCTCGGGAGACTTATCTTCGAGGGCGCATG CTATAAATTCGAACGATTCCATCATAGCATCGCATCAGACACCTTTGCCTTAGCTCGTAAGGTCATCAGTAAAGCCAGCACACCCGATGAACTTTTCCTATCAGATTGTTACCGCATGGAGGGTCGCATGTTCAACGAGTCTGGACAAGCCACTAGCGGCGCTGAAAGCAATCGCCAAGCCCGTCATTATGCTTTGCTCGCTATCCAAAAGGGCTACATTGGCCACGACGACCAACGGATGCCAAGAATACTGACTGGCTTAGGAAACTCACTCAGTCAGCTCAACATGTTCGACGAGGCCTTGGATTATCAGTTAGAGGCTAAAAGGCTTTGCGGAGACGTCCCTCCAGATCAGTCGGATGCAATCACCATTATTCAGCTCAACTTGGGATTCCTTTTGTATCGTCGTGGAGATCTGGAGACGGCAGAGAAGATCCTGCGAGCAACATTGGACGCAAATCCGAGAACCCCACCTGCCATGTACGCGCTGGGAAACACGCTACTCGCGCGAGGGCTTGTCGAGGAAGCGATAGCAGCACACCTCAATGGCTTAGAAATCTACATTGAAATGTTTGGAGATGAACACGCGTTGGTAGGAAGATGTGTTTACAAAGTTGGTGAGATCTTGTTGCTTCACAAGAAAGATGCAAAAACAGCGAG AATCTATCTCCACAAGGCCACAAAAATTTACCTAAAGCAGGAGTCGCCCTACTACACCGTCAAAGCAAATGCCAGAGCTACGCGCATGCTTGCCAAAGCATTTGATATGGAAGGCAGAGGGGAGGAAGCAAAGAGATACTATGAGCAGGCATGGAACCTGAGAGAGAACATAGACGGTACCCACGGCTCAGTTGCAGACACGGATGAGGACTACTCTGCTGCGATGTTCTATTGGGACAAGTGA
- a CDS encoding hypothetical protein (EggNog:ENOG41) encodes MADDSSKSSTDPSAAVGPSKEANKLLPEETELDQDGFHNDHQDHLDMQRLGKKQQFKRTFSLWSSIGFVAIYMATWEFVLISLAPGFTNGGYAGVFWCFVTTTIAYSAVVASLAEMASMAPTSGGQYHWVSEFSPPQYQKVLSYASGWMTTLGWLASFASSCYTIAFQVQACINVTKPDFAFTTWQIALIMWAVIIVTIAFNTWGTAFFPQLETASLIGHLLGFFAVMIPLWVLCDKNDAHDVFLQFTDQSGWDNMGFAYISSQIYVLWCCFGSDSIVHLSEEVKNASIVVPRAIWWSYVGNVFFGFIMLITMLFCIGPLDAIIEADWPFIALFDRTGSQGLNLFFNVILWLLVYLGNITTLATCARETWAFARDKGLPGSQWIGHMDRKWHMPFNAVYLMSIGAALLSLIQIGSDVAFTVLVSLSTLGIMSTYLLSIGCVLLKRIRGEQLPSARWSLGRFGLAINAFSVLYSLFIVILCCFPLTLPVDTASANWAPLIWAGVIIIAVIAYLTHGKKAYTPPVNFVEGFKLQGVGLQQSS; translated from the exons ATGGCCGACGACTCATCCAAGTCATCGACAGACCCCTCCGCCGCCGTCGGTCCCTCCAAAGAAGCGAACAAACTCCTCCCCGAAGAAACAGAACTCGACCAAGATGGCTTTCACAACGATCACCAAGACCACCTGGACATGCAGCGCCTGGGCAAGAAGCAGCAGTTCAAACGAACCTTTTCGCTATGGTCGTCAATTGGCTTTGTGGCTATTTACATGGCGACGTGGGAATTTGTGCTGATTTCTCTTGCGCCTGGTTTCACGAACGGTGGATATGCTGGTGTTTTCTGGTGTTTTGTCACAACGACCATTGCGTAttctgctgttgttgcgaGTTTGGCGGAGATGGCTTCTATGGCGCCTACATCGGGTGGGCAGTATCACTGGGTTAGCGAATTTTCGCCGCCCCAGTATCAAAAGGTTCTGTCTTATGCTTCGGGGTGGATGACGACGTTGGGATGGCTGGCGAGTTTTGCGAGTAGTTGTTACACTATCGCTTTTCAGGTGCAGGCTTGTATTAACGTTACGAAGCCTGATTTTGCGTTTACGACGTGGCAGATTGCGCTGATCATGTGGGCTGTTATCATTGTCACCATCGCGTTCAACACTTGGGGTACAGCTTTCTTTCCGCAGCTCGAGACGGCGAGTTTGATTGGCCATCTTTTGGGATTTTTCGCAGTCATGATCCCTCTTTGGGTTCTTTGCGACAAGAACGATGCGCACGATGTGTTTTTGCAGTTTACTGATCAGAGTGGATGGGATAACATGGGCTTTGCCTACATTTCATCTCAGATCTACGTTCTTTGGTGCTGCTTCGGTTCAGACAGTATCGTACATCTGtctgaagaagtcaagaacGCGTCAATCGTTGTGCCACGGGCGATCTGGTGGTCATACGTTGGTAACGTCTTTTTTGGGTTCATCATGCTCATCACCATGCTCTTCTGCATCGGTCCTCTTGACGCCATCATCGAGGCAGACTGGCCCTTCATCGCTCTCTTCGATCGAACAGGGTCTCAAGGGCTGAACCTGTTCTTCAATGTCATCTTGTGGCTTTTGGTCTACCTTGGTAACATCACGACCCTTGCGACTTGTGCTCGTGAAACATGGGCTTTTGCGAGAGATAAGGGACTTCCTGGCTCTCAGTGGATTGGTCATAT GGACAGGAAATGGCACATGCCCTTCAATGCAGTCTACCTCATGTCCATCGGTGCTGCTCTCCTCAGTCTCATCCAAATCGGCTCCGACGTCGCCTTTACTGTCCTGGTCTCGCTTTCAACACTCGGCATCATGAGCACATACCTCCTTAGCATTGGCTGTGTACTCCTCAAGCGCATCAGAGGTGAACAGCTGCCTTCTGCTCGGTGGAGTCTGGGCCGCTTTGGACTGGCGATCAACGCGTTTTCTGTACTTTACAGCTTGTTCATTGTCATTCTCTGCTGCTTCCCATTAACTTTACCTGTCGATACTGCCTCAGCGAACTGGGCGCCTTTGATATGGGCTGGCGTTATTATTATCGCCGTCATTGCGTATCTTACGCACGGCAAGAAGGCATACACTCCTCCGGTGAATTTTGTGGAGGGTTTCAAGTTGCAGGGCGTCGGCCTTCAACAGTCATCGTAG
- a CDS encoding hypothetical protein (CAZy:GH43), translating to MQLKFLSSALLLSLTGNCAAQDTNDIPPLITDLWSADPSAHVFEGKLWVYPSHDIEANVVNGTGGAQYAMRDYHTYSMKTIYGKDPVIDHGVALSVDDVPWAKQQMWAPDAAYKNGKYYLYFPAKDKDEIFRIGVAVSNKPSGPFKADKSWIPGTYSIDPASYVDTNGEAYLIWGGIWGGQLQAWQDHKTFNESWLGDKAAPNGTNALSPQIAKLSKDMHKITETPRDLVILAPETGKPLQAEDNKRRFFEGPWVHKRGKLYYLMYSTGDTHFLVYATSKNIYGPYTYQGKILDPVDGWTTHGSIVEYKGQWWLFFADAHTSGKDYLRQVKARKIWYDKDGKILLTRPKI from the coding sequence ATGCAGCTCAAGTTTCTGTCTTCAGCATTGTTGCTGTCTTTGACCGGCAATTGCGCTGCGCAAGACACTAATGATATCCCTCCTCTGATCACCGATCTCTGGTCTGCGGATCCCTCGGCTCATGTTTTCGAGGGCAAACTCTGGGTTTACCCATCTCACGACATCGAAGCCAATGTCGTCAACGGCACCGGAGGCGCTCAGTACGCCATGAGAGATTATCATACCTATTCCATGAAGACCATCTATGGAAAAGATCCCGTTATCGACCATGGCGTCGCTCTGTCAGTCGATGATGTCCCATGGGCCAAGCAGCAAATGTGGGCTCCTGACGCAGCTTACAAGAACGGCAAATATTATCTCTACTTCCCCGCCAAGGATAAAGATGAGATCTTCAGAATTGGAGTTGCTGTCTCCAACAAGCCCAGCGGTCCTTTCAAGGCCGACAAGAGCTGGATCCCCGGTACTTACAGTATCGATCCTGCTAGCTATGTCGACACTAATGGCGAGGCATACCTCATCTGGGGCGGTATCTGGGGCGGCCAGCTCCAGGCCTGGCAGGATCACAAGACCTTTAATGAGTCGTGGCTCGGCGACAAAGCTGCTCCCAACGGCACCAACGCCCTATCTCCTCAGATCGCCAAGCTAAGCAAGGACATGCACAAGATCACCGAGACACCCCGCGATCTCGTCATCCTGGCCCCCGAGACAGGCAAGCCCCTTCAAGCAGAGGACAATAAGCGACGATTTTTCGAGGGGCCCTGGGTTCACAAGCGCGGCAAGCTGTACTACCTCATGTACTCTACCGGCGACACGCACTTCCTCGTCTACGCGACTTCCAAGAACATCTACGGTCCTTATACCTATCAGGGCAAGATTCTCGACCCTGTTGATGGGTGGACTACGCATGGAAGTATTGTTGAGTACAAGGGACAGTGGTGGTTGTTCTTTGCGGATGCGCATACTTCTGGAAAGGATTATCTGAGACAGGTTAAGGCGAGGAAGATCTGGTAtgacaaggatggcaagatctTGCTTACTCGTCCTAAGATTTAG